A window from Candidatus Bathyarchaeota archaeon encodes these proteins:
- the thrC gene encoding threonine synthase: MVHQECINCKTTYSIDEIVYFCKKCGDILEVKFDGTELSEAVKTSDWKTKPLSVWRYRPFMPIHEATKLVTLGEGGTGLHRSERLGKELGINNVYVKNEGENPTGSFKDRGMTVGVTKAVELGARHVICASTGNTSAALAAYAARAGIKCTVLIPSGKIAYGKLSQAMIHGAKVLQVRGNFDEALEFVLKLAEKHKDIYLLNSINPFRIEGQKSLGYEICEQLNYEAPDRIIIPVGNAGNISAVWKGLKEFYELGLIKKLPKMTGIQAAGSAPIAQAIKAHSDKIVPVENPETIATAIRIGAPVSWKKAVNAIRESHGTAETVTDEEILAAQKLLARIEGIFVEPASASSIAGLHKLIKKGVILEDERVVCITTGHGLKDPDTAIKQCEKPVEVDAEITAIEEALGLKKAQVVIAR; this comes from the coding sequence GTGGTACATCAGGAATGCATAAACTGCAAAACAACCTACAGCATAGATGAGATTGTTTACTTCTGCAAAAAATGCGGAGACATCCTCGAAGTAAAATTTGACGGAACCGAACTGTCAGAGGCAGTGAAAACCAGCGACTGGAAAACCAAGCCGCTCTCTGTTTGGCGATACCGCCCGTTTATGCCCATCCATGAAGCAACCAAACTAGTCACCCTCGGAGAAGGCGGCACCGGACTCCACCGCAGTGAACGCCTCGGCAAAGAGTTAGGCATCAATAATGTCTACGTAAAAAACGAAGGCGAAAACCCAACAGGCAGCTTCAAAGACCGCGGCATGACCGTCGGCGTCACCAAAGCCGTCGAGTTGGGCGCTCGGCATGTCATCTGCGCATCCACAGGCAACACCAGCGCAGCCCTCGCAGCCTACGCCGCCCGAGCAGGCATAAAATGCACCGTACTCATTCCCTCGGGCAAAATCGCCTATGGCAAACTTAGCCAAGCCATGATTCACGGTGCCAAAGTCCTCCAAGTTAGAGGCAACTTCGACGAGGCACTGGAATTTGTGCTTAAACTCGCCGAGAAACACAAAGACATCTACCTGCTCAACTCAATTAACCCCTTTCGCATAGAGGGACAAAAATCGTTAGGCTACGAAATCTGTGAACAACTCAACTATGAAGCACCCGACCGCATCATCATCCCAGTTGGAAACGCAGGCAACATCAGCGCCGTCTGGAAGGGGCTCAAAGAATTCTACGAGTTAGGCTTAATCAAGAAACTTCCCAAAATGACAGGCATTCAAGCCGCAGGCTCCGCACCCATCGCGCAAGCCATCAAAGCTCATAGCGACAAAATCGTCCCCGTCGAGAACCCAGAAACCATCGCCACAGCCATCCGCATCGGTGCGCCTGTGAGCTGGAAGAAAGCCGTTAACGCTATCCGCGAGTCGCATGGAACCGCCGAAACCGTCACAGACGAAGAAATCTTGGCGGCACAGAAGCTGCTTGCCAGAATTGAAGGCATCTTTGTGGAACCAGCCAGCGCCTCATCCATTGCAGGCTTACACAAACTCATCAAGAAAGGCGTAATCTTAGAGGATGAACGCGTCGTCTGCATAACCACTGGCCATGGCCTCAAAGACCCTGACACCGCAATAAAGCAATGCGAAAAGCCAGTTGAGGTTGATGCGGAAATTACAGCGATTGAGGAAGCGTTGGGTTTAAAGAAGGCGCAGGTAGTAATAGCACGGTGA
- a CDS encoding LEA type 2 family protein: MFRELIKANREGSVKVIAAIVIVVVVVALVALGFYYYNAYHNLKFELTSVGVENLSVQSFTLNFGLTINNTNLLPVYIPSGSFEIYINGQHLGAGTFNSVTIGGNSLGEIVSPVTFNTTDIPSVIYFLIVGGGNITVAANGAINVWLFEVPFNTTVYETKVT; the protein is encoded by the coding sequence TTGTTTAGAGAACTGATTAAAGCTAACAGGGAAGGGTCCGTTAAAGTCATAGCTGCCATCGTGATTGTTGTAGTCGTGGTTGCGCTGGTCGCTTTAGGCTTCTATTACTATAACGCTTATCATAATCTCAAGTTTGAGTTAACCAGTGTTGGCGTGGAGAATCTTAGCGTGCAGTCGTTTACGCTTAATTTTGGGTTAACCATCAATAATACCAATCTGTTACCCGTCTATATTCCAAGCGGTTCCTTTGAAATCTACATAAACGGTCAGCATTTGGGCGCTGGAACATTTAATTCTGTAACGATTGGAGGCAACAGTTTAGGCGAAATCGTGTCGCCAGTTACTTTTAACACCACCGATATCCCCTCAGTCATATACTTCCTTATTGTTGGAGGCGGAAACATTACGGTAGCTGCTAATGGCGCAATTAACGTGTGGCTGTTTGAGGTTCCATTCAACACTACCGTTTACGAAACAAAAGTCACTTAA
- a CDS encoding QueT transporter family protein: MKFNAKRLAVSTILAALYAVGVIALAPIGFGIYQVRIADALLPLSMIFGLPSAIGFGLGCLVANVYGGLGIIDIIGGAVANIVACTLAYYIGRRGGIARRFIGTVAITVAVTLIVGGYLSLLFEVPVEFGLLGIFVGSVVAVNFVGFPLEEAIRRIPLFKD; the protein is encoded by the coding sequence ATGAAGTTTAACGCTAAAAGATTGGCAGTCTCCACCATTTTAGCCGCCTTATACGCGGTTGGAGTCATAGCATTAGCCCCTATAGGTTTTGGAATTTATCAAGTCAGAATCGCAGACGCCCTCTTACCGCTGTCTATGATTTTTGGGTTACCAAGCGCCATCGGTTTTGGTTTAGGATGCTTAGTCGCCAACGTCTATGGTGGATTAGGAATAATCGACATCATCGGCGGAGCCGTAGCCAACATCGTGGCTTGCACATTGGCATACTATATTGGACGCAGAGGTGGAATCGCACGTCGGTTCATCGGAACTGTGGCAATAACGGTTGCAGTAACGTTGATTGTGGGCGGTTACCTTTCGTTGCTCTTTGAGGTCCCCGTAGAGTTTGGGCTACTGGGGATATTTGTGGGCTCCGTTGTGGCTGTAAACTTTGTTGGGTTCCCCTTAGAAGAGGCAATACGTCGAATCCCCCTCTTCAAAGATTAG
- a CDS encoding glucosyl-3-phosphoglycerate synthase has product MDINQRKIANIHDFTFDFNTMSERLRALKPKFPSGLIIPIFGDDIKSPGLTKMVEEINKCDYLRKVFIALSTKEADNYEDALRLCRGFKVPCEVIWCNKPAVLNVLEELKRSGLDVTQLSGKGKDVWLAMGIASLELRAFAVHDADIVSYDKMLPTKLLYPVIEPKLDFFFSKGYYARINFEKRRFYGRIHRLFISPLLEILQEKLRYSRFLTYLQSFSYPLAGEIALYSDLSLHLRVASDWGLELGLLAELYRNAAYRRICEVDLGFYEHRHKPIGPDGLLKTAEDSFVTLLRTLTEMENMEVSQPFLISLQVAYRRAAQDKIRQYHADATCNNLSFDRHEEEANVDLLSSVILSGGQKYLENPVRAQLPDWLRAIAAMPNIREKLRENAIET; this is encoded by the coding sequence ATGGATATTAACCAACGGAAAATCGCGAATATCCATGATTTTACATTCGACTTTAACACCATGAGCGAACGGCTCAGGGCATTAAAACCAAAGTTTCCTTCTGGTTTAATCATACCCATATTCGGAGATGACATCAAAAGCCCCGGCTTAACCAAAATGGTTGAAGAAATAAACAAATGCGATTATCTCAGAAAGGTCTTCATAGCGCTGTCTACCAAAGAGGCTGACAATTACGAGGACGCCTTGCGTTTATGCCGAGGGTTTAAGGTGCCCTGTGAGGTAATCTGGTGCAACAAACCCGCGGTGCTGAATGTTCTTGAGGAACTCAAGAGGAGCGGACTTGATGTAACGCAGCTATCAGGAAAAGGCAAGGATGTGTGGCTTGCAATGGGCATTGCCTCTCTTGAGTTGCGGGCTTTTGCAGTTCATGATGCTGACATTGTTTCCTACGACAAAATGTTACCCACCAAACTCCTATACCCCGTGATTGAACCTAAGCTGGATTTTTTCTTCTCCAAAGGGTACTATGCCCGAATTAACTTTGAAAAAAGGCGCTTCTACGGTCGCATTCATCGTCTTTTCATATCTCCGTTGCTAGAGATTTTGCAGGAAAAACTCCGTTACTCACGATTTTTAACGTATCTGCAATCGTTTAGTTATCCACTTGCTGGCGAAATTGCGCTCTACAGCGACTTATCCCTACATCTTCGCGTCGCCAGTGACTGGGGCCTTGAATTAGGGCTGCTGGCAGAACTTTATCGAAATGCAGCCTACCGTCGCATCTGCGAGGTTGACCTCGGCTTTTATGAGCATCGGCATAAACCTATAGGTCCAGATGGGTTACTAAAAACCGCTGAAGACAGTTTCGTCACCTTGCTCCGTACCCTAACCGAAATGGAGAACATGGAAGTCTCACAACCCTTCCTTATCAGTCTCCAAGTGGCTTACCGCAGAGCTGCTCAAGACAAAATCAGACAATACCACGCCGATGCAACCTGTAACAATCTCAGTTTTGACCGCCACGAAGAAGAAGCCAACGTGGACTTGTTGTCCTCTGTTATTCTTTCGGGTGGACAGAAATATTTGGAGAACCCCGTGCGGGCGCAGTTGCCTGATTGGCTGCGTGCTATCGCTGCGATGCCTAATATTAGAGAGAAACTCCGTGAGAACGCCATTGAAACCTAA
- a CDS encoding homoserine dehydrogenase — translation MRIILVGYGVVGKGVTTILAKRTVEKVKDYGFNPKIVAIADIDGAVINPRGFTPEKLEAIKQRGYPISADPEYGHPGIKALEVIESVEAEVVVEVTPVNIQTAEPALSHITTAFKTGKHVVTTNKGPLALAMPALTELAEYNNVYFRFSGTVGGGTPMLEFAKRCLAGDRILGIKGILNGTTNYILTEMLQNKVSFQDALSSAQKLGYAEREPSMDIDGFDTACKTVILANWILNQKVTLRDVDRTGIRDVTLDMLEDASKRGNTVKLIGALDGVSKPTVKPTEIPKTSPLCVSGVLNAVTYQCEFAAEQTIIGRGAGSIETAGAVLRDLLDIRHKLATKLLT, via the coding sequence ATGAGGATTATTTTGGTTGGATACGGCGTTGTAGGCAAAGGCGTTACAACGATTCTTGCCAAACGCACCGTCGAGAAAGTCAAAGACTACGGGTTTAACCCCAAAATCGTAGCCATAGCAGACATCGATGGCGCAGTCATCAACCCCCGCGGATTCACCCCAGAAAAGCTCGAGGCAATTAAGCAGCGGGGCTACCCGATTTCAGCTGACCCCGAATATGGACATCCAGGCATAAAGGCGCTTGAAGTCATCGAATCCGTTGAAGCTGAAGTGGTGGTCGAAGTCACCCCGGTCAACATCCAAACCGCTGAACCAGCCCTCTCACATATCACCACCGCATTCAAAACAGGCAAACACGTCGTCACAACCAACAAAGGACCTCTAGCCCTTGCTATGCCCGCATTGACCGAGCTTGCTGAGTATAACAATGTGTATTTCCGTTTTAGCGGCACAGTCGGCGGCGGTACCCCCATGTTGGAGTTCGCTAAACGTTGCCTTGCAGGCGACCGCATTTTGGGCATTAAAGGCATCTTAAACGGCACGACCAACTACATCCTAACTGAGATGCTTCAAAACAAAGTTAGTTTCCAAGATGCCCTGTCCAGCGCGCAGAAACTGGGCTATGCAGAGCGGGAACCCTCAATGGATATTGACGGCTTTGACACTGCCTGCAAAACAGTCATACTTGCCAACTGGATACTTAACCAGAAAGTCACCCTCCGAGATGTAGACCGAACAGGCATCCGCGACGTTACCTTAGATATGCTTGAAGACGCTTCCAAGAGGGGCAATACAGTTAAACTCATCGGCGCCCTAGACGGCGTCAGCAAACCAACCGTGAAACCCACAGAAATCCCCAAAACCAGCCCGCTTTGCGTGAGTGGAGTCCTCAACGCCGTAACCTACCAGTGCGAATTCGCCGCTGAACAAACCATTATCGGCAGAGGAGCAGGCTCTATTGAGACGGCAGGCGCTGTTTTAAGAGACCTCTTAGACATAAGACATAAGTTAGCAACTAAACTACTAACGTAG
- a CDS encoding aspartate kinase yields MKIVMKFGGTSVGTGENIRHVAELVTQYSKKDNKVAVVVSALAGVTNELIETGCKAKKSDEQNIQAFTARLLKKHNEAITAAITSKQIQKEVAEITEKTIGELEKVLTGICYVGELTPKSKDYVMSFGERLSAPIVSGAIRDFNAESQFFTGKDAGIVTDSNFGDADPLMNYTTHLVRERLSPLLEKGAIPVVTGFIAANQDGVVTTVGRGGSDYTATILGVALEADEVWIWTDVDGIMTTDPKLVSAARMLPQLSYKEAAEMAIFGAKAMHPRALGPVSKVGIPVRIRNTAHPENSGTLITKEPAKNETKPVKAVAMIKDVAMVNVYGAAMVGAPGSYAKVFEILGRNDINIMMLSAAASEANISIIIKRGLLGRAISNLEIALQERGGLVSEVTAEDDVAVIAVMGAYMKGTLGVASKIFDTVAKRGINIRMIAQGSSELNISFVVKEKDGAAVVKAIHEEFNLDKA; encoded by the coding sequence ATGAAAATAGTGATGAAGTTCGGTGGAACCAGCGTTGGCACAGGCGAAAACATACGCCACGTAGCCGAGTTAGTTACCCAATACTCGAAGAAAGATAACAAAGTAGCCGTTGTTGTTTCGGCATTGGCAGGCGTCACTAACGAGTTGATTGAGACTGGATGTAAAGCTAAAAAAAGCGACGAACAAAACATCCAAGCATTCACTGCCCGACTGCTCAAGAAACACAACGAAGCCATCACAGCCGCCATCACCAGCAAACAGATCCAAAAAGAAGTCGCCGAAATCACCGAAAAAACCATCGGCGAACTCGAAAAAGTCTTAACTGGCATCTGCTATGTAGGCGAACTCACACCTAAATCCAAAGACTACGTTATGTCTTTTGGTGAACGCCTCTCTGCACCTATCGTTAGTGGAGCTATACGGGACTTCAATGCGGAATCACAGTTCTTCACAGGCAAAGACGCTGGCATAGTTACCGACAGCAACTTCGGCGACGCCGACCCCCTCATGAACTATACAACTCACCTCGTTCGAGAACGACTCAGCCCCCTGCTTGAAAAGGGCGCAATTCCCGTCGTCACTGGCTTTATAGCCGCTAACCAAGATGGCGTCGTCACCACAGTCGGTCGAGGCGGCTCAGACTACACCGCCACCATCCTTGGCGTCGCTTTGGAGGCTGACGAAGTGTGGATATGGACTGATGTGGACGGCATAATGACCACTGACCCTAAACTGGTATCCGCTGCCCGCATGCTGCCGCAACTGAGTTATAAGGAAGCGGCGGAAATGGCGATTTTCGGCGCTAAAGCCATGCATCCACGCGCACTTGGACCAGTTAGTAAAGTCGGTATTCCTGTGCGTATCCGCAACACCGCTCACCCCGAAAACAGCGGCACTTTAATCACTAAGGAACCAGCAAAAAATGAGACAAAACCCGTCAAAGCCGTAGCCATGATAAAAGATGTCGCAATGGTAAACGTTTACGGAGCCGCCATGGTAGGTGCTCCGGGCAGCTACGCCAAGGTCTTTGAAATCTTGGGCAGAAACGACATAAACATCATGATGCTATCCGCAGCGGCTTCAGAAGCAAACATATCCATAATAATCAAACGCGGACTCTTAGGCAGAGCAATCAGCAACCTCGAAATAGCGTTGCAGGAACGGGGCGGCTTAGTCAGCGAAGTCACCGCCGAAGACGATGTCGCCGTAATTGCAGTTATGGGTGCTTACATGAAGGGCACTTTGGGTGTCGCCTCAAAAATCTTTGACACCGTAGCCAAACGGGGCATAAACATCCGCATGATTGCACAAGGCAGCTCAGAACTCAACATCAGCTTTGTCGTTAAAGAAAAAGACGGAGCAGCAGTCGTAAAAGCAATCCATGAAGAATTTAATCTCGATAAGGCTTAA
- a CDS encoding HAD-IIB family hydrolase gives MKPKNVKILVFADLDGTILDDQYDYSETQPILRELLARDASIVLASSKTKSEIEFYQKQLCIVDPFIVENGSAIFIPQGFFSVTYPFTKRTEAYSVIELGTPYATVREKLLALKRKTSADIVGYGDLSIEEVAQDSGLPLSLAALSKDREYDEPFKILKGNSQQVLDAIEAEGLCFNKGGRYYHLLGCSDKGKAVSILKNLFLQQYQDIVSFGIGDGDNDLPMLRQVDHPYWLGKGTKKTKNDTWQDLLAEVIQCSGQ, from the coding sequence TTGAAACCTAAAAACGTCAAGATTCTGGTTTTCGCTGACCTCGATGGAACAATTCTTGATGACCAATACGATTACTCAGAAACCCAACCCATCCTACGCGAGCTTTTAGCCCGTGATGCCTCGATCGTGTTGGCGAGCAGCAAAACAAAAAGCGAAATCGAGTTCTACCAAAAACAACTCTGCATAGTTGACCCCTTTATCGTTGAAAACGGCTCCGCCATCTTTATTCCCCAAGGCTTCTTTAGCGTCACTTATCCGTTCACTAAACGAACTGAGGCTTACAGCGTAATCGAACTTGGTACTCCATATGCAACCGTACGAGAAAAACTCTTAGCCCTAAAAAGAAAAACCTCCGCGGACATTGTTGGATATGGAGACCTAAGTATCGAAGAAGTCGCGCAAGACAGCGGTTTACCTCTCAGTTTAGCGGCGTTATCAAAAGATCGCGAGTACGATGAACCCTTCAAAATCCTTAAAGGAAACTCGCAACAAGTGTTGGATGCCATAGAAGCGGAAGGGCTCTGTTTCAACAAAGGCGGACGCTACTACCACCTTTTAGGCTGTAGTGATAAGGGAAAAGCCGTTTCAATTCTCAAGAACCTGTTTTTGCAGCAATACCAAGACATTGTGAGTTTTGGAATCGGGGATGGTGACAACGACTTGCCAATGCTCAGACAGGTTGACCACCCGTATTGGCTTGGCAAGGGCACTAAAAAAACGAAAAATGACACTTGGCAGGATCTTTTAGCTGAGGTTATTCAGTGCTCTGGGCAATAG
- a CDS encoding cell wall biosynthesis glycosyltransferase, translated as MSENSALSIDAKIYLHDIERADIIVGIPSFNNALTVSYVLSQAIKGLDKYFPNFKSVIFVSDGNSADNTLASVKQVNLPSAVKLIPALYMGLSGKGTAIKAIFEAARSLKARSVALIDSDLRSITPEWMQLLITPTLTGTGFVAPFYNRRKYDGTITNFLCYPITRSVFGKDIRQPIGGDFGLSIELVNDLLDSSLWKNDDISRFGIDIFETLTAIAKGYKIQQARLGIKSHDPKDPSSQLSSMFRQVINTMFSCIEQYESAWKDAEGVSKTEFVGEAQYAVAPEQIQVSLPATIDAFKNNFNVHMPIYESFLDKELVQKFEQLKHLETTMEVDFSSEVWAKTVYSFIAEYHKKPSYGHEKLIDALRILWIGRVAVFLKETWLQSRDEAEKHLAEEAAVFEALKPYLMEKYYSADASVSR; from the coding sequence ATGAGCGAGAATTCTGCCTTATCAATAGACGCAAAAATTTATCTCCACGACATAGAACGAGCTGACATCATTGTTGGTATTCCCTCCTTCAACAACGCCCTAACTGTAAGCTACGTTCTCTCACAAGCAATTAAGGGGTTAGACAAGTATTTTCCTAACTTCAAATCCGTTATTTTCGTCTCAGACGGTAACTCTGCTGATAACACCTTGGCTTCAGTTAAACAAGTAAACTTGCCTTCTGCTGTTAAACTTATACCCGCTCTCTACATGGGGTTATCAGGCAAGGGTACCGCAATTAAAGCAATCTTTGAAGCCGCCCGCTCCCTAAAAGCCCGTAGCGTCGCATTAATCGATTCAGATTTACGCAGCATCACCCCCGAATGGATGCAACTACTCATAACGCCAACATTAACTGGCACAGGGTTTGTTGCGCCCTTCTATAACCGCCGAAAATATGACGGCACCATAACTAACTTCCTCTGTTACCCCATAACCCGCAGCGTCTTCGGCAAAGATATCCGCCAGCCTATAGGCGGCGACTTCGGGTTATCAATAGAATTAGTCAATGACCTCCTAGATTCCAGTTTATGGAAAAATGACGACATAAGCCGCTTCGGTATCGACATTTTCGAAACCCTGACCGCTATAGCAAAAGGCTACAAGATCCAGCAAGCGCGCCTAGGCATAAAAAGCCATGACCCCAAAGACCCCTCAAGCCAGTTATCCTCGATGTTTAGGCAAGTCATTAACACCATGTTTAGCTGCATTGAACAATACGAATCCGCTTGGAAAGATGCTGAGGGGGTTTCAAAAACAGAATTTGTAGGCGAAGCCCAATACGCAGTGGCGCCCGAGCAGATTCAGGTCTCTTTGCCCGCCACCATTGATGCCTTCAAAAACAACTTCAACGTTCATATGCCCATCTACGAGTCTTTCTTAGACAAAGAGCTCGTGCAAAAATTTGAGCAACTTAAACATCTGGAAACAACTATGGAGGTCGACTTTTCCTCTGAAGTTTGGGCAAAAACAGTTTACTCCTTCATCGCAGAATACCACAAGAAACCCTCCTATGGCCACGAAAAACTGATTGATGCCCTCCGGATATTGTGGATTGGTCGCGTGGCAGTTTTCCTTAAGGAAACTTGGTTGCAGAGCAGAGATGAAGCCGAAAAGCATCTTGCGGAGGAAGCCGCTGTTTTTGAGGCATTGAAGCCTTACTTGATGGAAAAGTACTATTCAGCAGATGCATCGGTTTCCCGGTAG
- a CDS encoding APC family permease, whose protein sequence is MSPLSGKTISVKVATAVGLGAIIGAGIFVLSGTAIALAGSAALLAFVLVGVIALIVALELGELGSIMPNAEGGSYSYVNEAFGSELGFITGIMLYFAYASSIAPISLGFGSYFTSLLGLSSNYSIVFAIVLILILTVINLLGVSKAAKADFGLVIIKISILLIFILFAAIFALSNPSVAQTNFNWDQAGSIGSIFAASVVIFFAYSGFQAISTITKDVKGGGSGAAKAIVSSVVISIVLYVFVVVALLFLMPANQYSISSDPLSYALKTACAPQWLFVLVSIGALIATTSAALAMILGSSRVLYQIGTDKLLPKFVRKYNQKTDVAVNGVLISAVIGIIMLFSGNIYVMASISNFGILFCYLMSSFALIHFRRKKAPATFKTPLYPVLSIAGIVGLIALLVGMPREALIFGIAMILSLIIVYYSLIEAESRKVEKIEIFD, encoded by the coding sequence GTGTCCCCTCTGTCAGGCAAGACCATAAGCGTTAAAGTAGCCACCGCCGTGGGTTTAGGCGCCATAATCGGTGCGGGCATCTTTGTTTTGAGCGGAACCGCTATTGCTTTGGCGGGGTCTGCGGCGCTTTTGGCGTTTGTGCTTGTCGGTGTCATCGCGTTGATTGTGGCGTTGGAGCTGGGTGAGTTAGGGTCAATTATGCCCAACGCAGAAGGTGGTTCCTACTCTTATGTTAACGAGGCGTTTGGCAGCGAACTTGGCTTCATCACAGGCATAATGCTCTACTTCGCTTACGCTTCCTCCATAGCGCCAATATCTTTGGGGTTTGGCTCCTACTTCACCAGTCTACTCGGTTTAAGCAGTAACTACTCCATCGTGTTTGCTATCGTCTTGATTTTGATACTTACGGTTATTAATCTCTTAGGCGTTAGCAAAGCTGCCAAAGCCGACTTCGGATTAGTGATAATAAAAATTTCGATTCTTCTCATTTTCATATTGTTCGCAGCCATTTTTGCGCTTAGCAACCCCTCCGTGGCTCAAACAAATTTCAACTGGGACCAAGCAGGGAGTATCGGCTCCATTTTTGCTGCCAGCGTTGTGATTTTCTTTGCTTACTCTGGCTTCCAAGCCATCTCCACCATAACCAAGGACGTTAAAGGCGGCGGTTCAGGTGCAGCTAAAGCCATAGTCTCATCAGTCGTGATAAGTATAGTTCTCTATGTTTTTGTGGTTGTAGCGTTGCTGTTTTTGATGCCTGCAAACCAATATTCCATATCCTCTGACCCTCTATCTTATGCACTTAAAACCGCGTGTGCGCCTCAGTGGCTATTCGTATTAGTGTCGATTGGTGCTCTGATTGCTACAACCTCAGCGGCGCTTGCCATGATTTTGGGCTCCTCCCGTGTGCTATATCAAATCGGCACCGACAAGCTGCTGCCAAAATTTGTCCGCAAATACAACCAAAAAACCGATGTCGCCGTTAACGGCGTTTTAATCTCAGCCGTCATTGGCATAATCATGCTTTTCTCCGGCAACATCTACGTAATGGCCTCGATAAGCAATTTTGGTATTCTCTTCTGCTACCTCATGAGCAGCTTTGCCCTAATTCACTTTAGACGCAAAAAAGCCCCTGCTACCTTCAAAACGCCGCTTTATCCTGTTCTTTCCATAGCGGGTATCGTTGGTCTCATAGCTTTGCTAGTCGGTATGCCCCGTGAAGCCCTTATTTTTGGGATAGCTATGATTTTGTCTTTGATAATTGTGTATTACAGTCTCATTGAGGCGGAGTCTCGTAAGGTGGAGAAAATAGAGATTTTTGATTAG
- a CDS encoding transcription initiation factor IIB, with protein sequence MSITPQAPKTPQRLTENCPECASKNLVHDYDTGETVCGDCGLVLYEQMLDKSPEWRAFTQQEKTSRSRVGMPTSYSIHDKGLSTTISQVDRDALGRKLPLSTRLQMWRLRKWQIRSRVHSSVDRNLAQAMAELERLSCKVSLSPSVKEQAAVVYRRALDKGLVRGRSISGIVAASLYAACRRNGAPRSLREISEASLVDAKDVARCYRLLLRELDFHMPISDPLTYVSKIAEANGVSGRTQGVAIAILREARQKRVAAGKDPMGMASAALYIACLQNSEKITQKDIAAAAGVTEVTVRNRYKTLKRQLKLEIPEKV encoded by the coding sequence ATGAGTATAACCCCCCAAGCCCCAAAAACGCCACAGCGCTTAACTGAAAATTGCCCTGAATGTGCCAGCAAAAATCTTGTTCATGACTATGACACTGGCGAAACCGTTTGCGGCGACTGTGGTCTCGTTTTATATGAGCAGATGCTAGATAAAAGTCCCGAGTGGCGAGCGTTTACTCAGCAAGAGAAAACCTCACGAAGCCGCGTTGGCATGCCAACATCCTATTCAATTCATGACAAAGGATTATCCACAACAATCAGCCAAGTTGATAGAGACGCACTAGGAAGAAAACTGCCCTTATCAACCAGACTGCAAATGTGGCGTCTTAGGAAGTGGCAAATTCGAAGCCGCGTACACTCGTCTGTTGACCGCAACTTGGCTCAAGCCATGGCGGAACTTGAGCGTTTATCTTGTAAAGTTTCCCTCTCGCCGTCCGTCAAAGAGCAAGCTGCCGTCGTTTACAGAAGAGCACTCGATAAAGGTCTAGTTCGTGGAAGATCCATATCTGGAATCGTCGCAGCCTCTCTGTATGCTGCTTGCCGCAGAAACGGGGCACCCCGATCTCTTCGCGAAATCAGTGAGGCTAGCCTTGTTGATGCGAAAGATGTTGCCCGCTGCTACCGTTTGCTGTTGAGGGAGCTTGATTTTCACATGCCGATTTCTGACCCTTTAACATATGTTTCAAAGATTGCCGAGGCGAATGGTGTTTCTGGACGGACTCAGGGCGTTGCCATTGCAATACTACGAGAAGCGCGGCAGAAACGGGTTGCAGCAGGAAAAGACCCAATGGGTATGGCGTCAGCTGCGCTCTACATAGCCTGTTTGCAGAATAGCGAAAAGATAACCCAGAAAGATATCGCTGCAGCCGCAGGAGTCACGGAAGTTACGGTTAGAAACAGATACAAGACATTAAAGAGGCAGCTAAAGCTCGAAATACCTGAAAAAGTCTGA